A single genomic interval of Sulfurovum sp. TSL6 harbors:
- the tviB gene encoding Vi polysaccharide biosynthesis UDP-N-acetylglucosamine C-6 dehydrogenase TviB, with protein sequence MAHKIAIIGLGYVGLPLAHAFSEKYQVVGFDIAQWRVDELNSGVDRTLELSEDQVNEALSNGMKFTNVLDEIADCNIYVVTVPTPIDDHKRPDLTPLLKASESIGKVLKKDDIVIYESTVYPGATEEDCVPVLEKFSGLKFNEDFFCGYSPERINPGDKEHTVTKILKVTSGSTPEIGKKVDELYASVITAGTHLAPSLKVAEAAKVIENSQRDINIAFVNELAIIFNKLGIDTEAVLEAAGTKWNFLPFRPGLVGGHCIGVDPYYLTHKAQEVGYNPEIILAGRRLNDNMGIYVANQVIKLMIKKGHKIEGSKVLVLGITFKENCPDIRNSRVIDVIKELQEFGTDVEVYDPWADPAEVKREYGIDLLKSPDSGYDVVVLAVAHDKFNGLDIDKLKHGNNTVIYDIKSKLEESDGKL encoded by the coding sequence ATGGCACATAAGATAGCAATAATCGGACTTGGATATGTTGGTTTGCCTTTGGCACATGCATTTTCGGAGAAGTACCAAGTAGTTGGGTTTGATATCGCTCAGTGGCGTGTTGATGAGCTTAATTCTGGTGTGGACCGTACATTGGAACTAAGTGAAGATCAAGTGAATGAGGCGTTGTCTAACGGTATGAAATTCACCAATGTTTTAGATGAGATAGCTGATTGTAATATATATGTGGTCACTGTACCTACGCCAATAGATGATCATAAACGTCCAGACCTAACACCACTGCTTAAAGCCAGTGAATCCATCGGTAAAGTACTTAAAAAAGATGATATTGTCATCTATGAGTCAACTGTATATCCTGGAGCAACGGAAGAAGATTGTGTACCTGTACTTGAAAAGTTCTCTGGACTTAAATTCAACGAAGATTTCTTTTGTGGATACTCACCAGAACGTATCAACCCGGGAGATAAAGAGCATACGGTGACAAAGATCTTAAAAGTGACTTCAGGCTCTACTCCTGAGATAGGTAAAAAAGTAGATGAGCTTTATGCAAGTGTGATCACTGCAGGAACACATTTGGCTCCTTCTCTTAAAGTGGCTGAAGCAGCAAAGGTCATCGAAAACTCTCAAAGAGATATTAACATTGCTTTTGTCAATGAACTTGCGATCATCTTCAATAAACTTGGCATAGATACTGAAGCTGTACTTGAAGCAGCAGGAACGAAGTGGAATTTTCTTCCTTTCCGTCCGGGTCTTGTAGGAGGACATTGTATCGGTGTTGATCCATATTACTTGACACATAAAGCACAGGAAGTAGGGTATAACCCTGAGATCATCCTTGCCGGTCGTCGTCTTAATGACAACATGGGTATCTATGTGGCAAATCAAGTGATTAAACTGATGATCAAAAAAGGTCATAAGATTGAAGGTTCAAAAGTTTTAGTATTGGGTATTACCTTTAAAGAAAATTGTCCAGACATTAGAAACTCTCGTGTGATTGATGTTATTAAAGAGCTTCAAGAGTTTGGAACTGACGTTGAGGTCTATGACCCTTGGGCAGATCCTGCTGAAGTGAAACGTGAATATGGAATTGATCTTCTTAAATCACCAGATTCAGGGTATGATGTTGTTGTACTAGCTGTTGCACATGATAAGTTTAACGGATTAGATATCGATAAACTTAAACATGGGAATAATACTGTTATTTACGATATCAAGTCAAAGCTTGAAGAGAGTGATGGGAAACTTTAA